The Candidatus Thorarchaeota archaeon region ACGGCTATAGGCGAAGCAGTAGGGGTTGATAGGCGTACCGTGCGCTCCATGACTGAAGACGTGTGTGCCGATGAAGAGCTTCGTGAATTCTTCTCACGTCTACGGCCTGCGGGACCATCGCTTGAGAATGTTTGTGAAGTGTTTGGGTATGGTTTCGTTAAGATTTACGTGGAGTCTCCAGAAAACCCAGGAATCCTTTCTGAGGTGACTGCAACTATTGCAGGATATGGGGTGGCAATCCGTCAAGTATTAGCTGAAGATGTAGCTATCTATCAGAAACCTTGTCTCAAGGTGATTACCCAGAAACCCCTTCGCGGTGCGATTATTGAGACATTATCAAATATCAAGGGCGTAACTCGGGTCATCATCGAAAACTGAATCTATATCCTTAAGACTCAAATTCTCGAACGTTGGAAAACAGCAAAGTGTTCCTTACATGACATCGCCCAAGACAGCGGAAATAGTATCTGATGATACCACCTCTATCACGCCTCAGAGCGGTGGCCTGCGTCAAGTTCTAATGCTCGCAATTTCACTCTGTATGCTCCAGATTGGTTTTGGAATCATCACTCCGATTTTTCCCTATTACATCGCTGCTCTTGGCGTTGGTGCTACAGAATTAGGTGTTTTGGCTGCATCTTTTGCTCTCTCACGAATAGTATTTGCGAGTCCTTTAGGAGGCCTCTCTGATAGCCGAGGAAGAAAACCTGTGATGCTTGCAGCTTTGTTGGGATTCGCTTCAGCGAATGTGATGTATGCATTTGCGCCTGACATCTGGGTTATGATTTTTGCGAGAGCAATTGAAGGAGCAGTTTCCGCTGGATTCTATCCTGCCGCAAACGCTTACGTGTCAGATGTAACCATTCCAAAGAACCGCGGTACTGGTATGGGCTATCTCAGCATGGGAAATATGGTTGGCTTCGTCATCGGTCCGACTGCTGGCGGTGTCATGGCTCAGTTTCTTGGAATCAGATTGCCTTTCTTGGTGGCTACTGTGTTTACTATGGGGACCCTTATGGCCCTCTATGTTCTGGTAAATGAACCGAAGAAAAACAAAGACCCATTTGAAGAAACCGATTCCTCAGTAGACCTCAGAAAAGTCTTTGGCCGGCATACGCACTCTTACTTCGCTTTAGCTGTGGCTCTTTTTGGAAACATGTTTGCCATTGGGATCTTAGAGGTTGCATTTCTAGTCGACGCGGTAACTCGATTTGGGGTTATTCCCATTCAGATATCGTTCTTCTTTGGCATAATTGGTATAATCACGCTGCTTGGAAATCTTGGCTTTGGTCATCTGTCGGATCGAATTGGCCGTAAATGGCTAATAGTGTTCGGTTGTGTGATTAGTGGTGGTGCTATGTTTGTCTTCATGTTATCCTCAAATGTAATAGGATTCTATCTGGGTGGGGCAGTCCTAGGCGTTGGCCTTTCAATGCGTGGACCGACAATTCAAGCTTTGATTGGAGATCTTACAGATGATGAAGCTTATGGGAAAGTGATGGGAGCATACGGTGCTATCAGTAATAGTGCTTACGTGGTAGGACCGATTCTAGGTGGGCGACTCTATGACTCTACCGGTAGTTGTCTGTCAAGTTTGGCCATGGCCGGGACAGTATCACTCGTTGGGGCTATTACAACTTCACTAGGACTTCCCGATTCAGTACCTGAAGATAATAGCTCCGACTACGAAAGAGTCAGAGATTAGGCTCTTATCTCGTGAATTCAAACTATTTCTGCCGCAACGTATGCTACAACGCTTTCTTTGTCTCCGGTCACATCACCAGAATTCGTGTATTGAAGGAGTCTGAATTCCTCAGCCCCTTGTTCGTTAGCATAGACGACCGCGGATGCTATTGGTCCAGCGCCACAAATACTGATTCTATGTTCACGAACAAAATTGATGAAACCCTCTGAATCTAAGAATTCGAGATACTCCATTGCTTGGTTATCTTTTCTTTTAGCTGTATCTGCCGGTTCAAAATGGGTGAAATCGGAACTGGCTATAACCAGAATATCCATTTCTTCACTCAATGAAGCAAAGGTTTCACCAAGAGATTTGCAGATTTCATATGACTGAGTTTTCAGACAGATGGGAACAAATGGAGGAGCGCTATCAAATATGTACTGTAAGAAAGGAAGCTGAACTTCAATTGAATGCTCTTGAGCGTGAGCAACGCAATCGCTTTTGACAAATTCATTTTCGTCAAGAATGGCCTTTCCCAGCTCGGTATCATACTTGACTACACCAAGTGGTGTTTCCCAGTCCTCTTCACAGATAGCAGCTCGCGCTCCTTGCCCTGAGTGATTGGGACCTAATATGATTATGTGATCAGGTCTTCCGTCTTCGAAAATCTCTAGGTAGGAGTGTGCGGCAGTCATACCCGAATATACATAGCCTGCATGAGGAGCAATCACCGCCTTAATATTCCTATTTTCTCCAGGTGTGCCTACTGGTGTTTTTTCTGGCCCCATTTTCTTGGAGAAGCAATCCTCAAGCCTCTGCTCTAGAAGCCCCTTCTGTCCTTCGTAGAATTTGCCTGCTACTACCGGAAGACGTGTCATTTCCAATCCCTACCCTAATACATACTGCCCTGGTGAGAAAAGGCTTTCCCTACACGGTCCCCAGACATCCGTTAACTTTCTGATGCCTTATCTAGTCCCTCTTCTACGTGGTGGACTATTTCTTCTTTTGGGACTTGGGTAGTTTTCTTAGTCTTCATGTCTCTGATACTAAGCTTACCTTCGCTTAGGTCCCTTTCACCCACGATAATCGCCAGAGCAGCACCTTCATCATCAGCCTGCTCAAGCAACCTCCCCAAGGGCCTATCCATCAAATCGACACCACAAGAGAAGCCTGCTCTTATCATATCTTTCTGTATGCTCATTGCATACTTCTGCATATCCTTTGAGATAGGAGCCACAAATACATCCAGTTTGGGTCGAAGTTCCTCGCCTAACCCTTTTTCCATCAGTATGTCGATGATTCTCCCTACCCCCAGTGATATCCCTGTCGCACCAATTGATGGTCCGCCAAACTTCTCGATAAGGTTGTCATATCTACCTCCTCCTGCAATCGATCCAACATCTGGTTCTCCCAAATATCGCCCCTCAAAAACTGGACCTGTGTAGTAGTCTAACCCCCTAGCAAGAGAAATATCGAATTTGATGAATTTTCCTAGTTCTGCTTTGGTGAAGATATCTTCCATTCTGGCGAGCTCCGCTACACCTTCTAATCCGACATCTGAGCCGGATAAGAGATCTCGAAATTCATCAAGACTAGAGATAGTCTCTTCTTCATCAAAGACATTGTTCGATAGAAATTCAATCTGTTCTTGGTTCATGCCTTTTTCGCCAAGCTCTTCGACCACACCTTCAACACCGATTTTGTCCAGCTTGTCTATGGCTCTGAAACATTCGTGTGTGAGTTCTTTAGGTATGCCTGCTTTTTCTGTTAGCCCGCGGAGCACCTTTCTGTTGTTGATTTTAATGAGGGAATGATCATCATCGAATATTGCATTCATGAATTCAAGAGCAACCATAACAACCTCGGCATCTGCTGCAGGTGTGGTATTGCCTATCACATCAACATCCGCTTGTGTAAATTCTCTGTATCTGCCGGCTTGTGGTCTGTCATATCTCCATGCCTTTCCTATGGCATATCTCTTGAATGGTTTTGGAAGAGTGGGGTTTGATGAAACTATTCTTGCCAAAGGTACTGTAAGATCAAATCTGAGTCCAACTTGTCTGTCACCCTTGTCCGTGAATTTGAAAGTATCTGCTTCAATCTCTTCTCCTCCTTTTGCAGAAAGGGTCTTCCACAATTCTACAGCCGGAGAATCCAGAGGTTCGTATCCAAAGAGCTTGAAAACGTCAACAGCTGTCTGGATGAGATAATCGCGAACATACATTTCTGGGCCCATTAAGTCTCGCATACCACGGACTGTCTGCATTTCAGTCATAGAAAACCTCCAAAACAAGAAGAACTGAGCGAAATGAGGTTACCTCCACCAGAAGATTACTCTTCTCCAGACCTGTGAACGGAGCCACCAACGCTCAAATGCTTCACCATCAAAGAGGTGAATTGGGAGCATTTTAAGGATTATGTTGAGTCGGAATGCACTAGAACCAAGGGAAAATACCCCACGCTAACAGGGCCAAATACACAAGGACTCCGACAGCCATGAGGAGTGAGTCTCTGCCCACTTTCTTTGTCAACTCCGGTTCTTGATCCGTAGAATAGACGTAGATTATCTTGTTCAGAACTGCGATGGTTGTTGCTATGATCACGGAATAAACAGCTGACTCAATTGATATGTTTCCCATTGCATATCCTGTGGTAACCGTTGATACAAGCGCTGCAGCAGAGACAAAGCCACCAAATACCGCCGCTATGAGGATTCCAAAGTCACTGAAGGTGTCTTGAAGAAATAGGGAAATCACTGTTACTACAGTGAACACCAAGGCGAACTTCAGTGCTGCTGTTAATTCGAAAGGCGAGACAAACCTGGTGTCTAGTTTCTCCTCATCCGGCTTCTGTATGACGGTCCGCTCGTGAAACAAACGGACCAAACCACCCATTGTGAGAATACCAAGAGGGATGATGTAGAACCTGAAGATACTGAGGGATGGATCAATAAGTAACACGAGTACCCCATTCCTCAAAACCATGGCTATATTCGCGAAAATTACTGACAGTGAGATTCTGCCGGTGAATCTTCTTTCCGTTCGTACATGAAAATCAGCTAGGCTCGTTACAGTGGCTTCACTGTTCGCAAATCCACCAAAGAATCCGAAGAAGTAGGTTCCTCGTGTTCGGTACTGCTTAACCAAGATGTAGTTGGCAAAGCTGATGCTGAGAAGGAGAACAACAAGCAGATACGTCTGATGCACCGCCAAGGTGATGGGCCCAATTTCCCAGGTGGCAGGCAAGAGAGGCCACAGGAAGAATATCAGGACACCAAGCTGCACTGCACTAATCATCTCTTCTTTCGTAATCACTCCTACTGCGCTTGCTACTTCCTCCTTAAAACCAAGCACCAAGAAAATGAAAAATGACATGGTCATAGCAAGAACCTGTAGAGGGCCGACCAGTTGCCCTTCAAGCGGAGCTTCGTCCAACCCGACAAGCGCTCCTAGAACGAAGGAGATGCCAAAAACGATGCTGGTGGTTGTTCCCTTCCGCATGGTGCGAAACATCTTGTATACGATTTGTGAACTTGTTAGAATCGCTGATATCACGATGGCATAGATGAATAGAGTCGGGCTTCCTGATACTGTGAATGAGTACGCAGCAAGCGTTGCCATGAGGCTATGCAGACCGAATGAACGTATGCCTGCTGTAAGATCTTCTCTCATTCGCTTCTGTCTTTCCAGACCAATGAGTGCTCCTACAGCAAATCCGATTATGCAGCGGAGTACGAGTGTAGTGTCAAGTAATATCTCCTGCAACCATAATCACCATGGGGAAGAGAATTATGGAATACCCCCACTATTAAGGAGTACTGTTTTGATAATATGAAAAAAGGGGAAAAGAGGTGGATTGGGAAATCAATCCAGCCTCGTGTTCTCTAGTAGCAATGAAAGCGGAATGTCACGATGCTCTCCAGTAGGCATTCTCCGTCTCACGGTCATTGGTAGCATTCCCATTTTCAGCTCAGCTTCTGCCAGCGCGAAGAGGTTACCGTCAACGTTGTCAGGATTGACGAGAAGAGGAGCTCCCATCGAAAGCTGAAGTGCTCGTGCTCCGATGATTCTGGCCTTCTCAAACTTGGTTAACCATTTTGGGCCTATTGGAATGCCCATATCCTCTTTCTCTTCCTCTAAGCCTGTAGTAAGTTCCGATCTTTCCGGTGGCGGTTCGAATTCTTCCGCACTAGGTAGTTCGTGAGCTTCGTTGGGTTCCTCTGGTTCAGGTCTTTTCCGTTTACGGAGTCTCTTCTGGCTGAGGTCGATTTCACCAGATTCAATGGCCTTTCTGATTTCACTAGCCGCGTCAATAACGTTCCTGGCTTTTCTGACGCTCAAGCCATTGATGCTTACAGCAATAACTGCTGAGTTGGCCTTCTCCAGCTTTTCCAGATCACCGTATCCTTCTCTGTACAGCTTCTCAGCAGTACGAGGGCCTACGCCTGATATCTCTGCCAGAGCGAGGAGCTGTCGTTCCTTCTCGGTGTGTCCACTGTCATCTTCGTCATCCTTGTCTTCTTCCTTCTCTTCCTCTTCTTGTTCTTCCTCAGGTTCCTGTTCCTCGGAGTTCTTGTCGTCCTTCGAATCATCTGACATATGCCACACCTATCTAATCGGCGTTCGGGACGCTTTATTAATCTAGGTCTTCGCCCGCCCCGGGTGCGCCGCCCTGACCCATACCGCCGCCTTTGCTACTGATGACGTCATCGATCTTCAAAAGCATCTGTGCAGCTTCAGAAGCAGACATAACAATCTGTCTATTGACGGCAGCCGACTCAATGACACGATTCTTCTTCATGTCATCTATCTTGCTACTGGTGATGTCGACTCCAAAGTGCTTCTTGCCTTCCGAATGTGCGGAACGGAGCTCAACAAGCATGTCGATTGGATCGAGTCCAGCGTTCTCAGACAAGGTTGTGGGTACAACCTCTAGAGCATCAGCGAAAGCGTTGACAGCGTATTGCTCTCTGCCTTCAAACTTGGATGCTTGTTCACGAAGACTCTGAGCCATTTCACAAGCGAGTGCTCCACCACCATAGGTGACTTTTGGTTCCATGATTACATCACGGACAACGTAGAGTGCATCATTGAGAGCACGATCTACCTCATCTACGATGTGATCTGTACCGCCGCGCACCATTATTGTAACCGCTGAGGCCTGGGGTGTGCCTTCAACAAAGAGCATTTTGTCATCAGCGACCTTCCGTTGTTCAACAAGGTCTGCTTCACCCAAGTCATCCTTGGTAAGATTGTTTATCTGTGAAACAATAGTTGCACCTGTCGCTTTGTGCAGGCGCTCAACATCTGATTTCTTGATTCTCCTGACCGCTAGAATACCGTTCTTCGCCAAGAAGTGTTGTGCGAGGTCATCGATACCTTTCTGGCAGATAACGACGTTGGCACCAGTCTCTACAATCTTGTTTACCATCGACTTCAGCATATTCTGCTCTTCGTCTAGGAATGATTGCATTGATGTTGGGTCAGATATAGAAATCTTGGTATCAAATTCAGTCTTAGAGACTTCAAGAGGTGCCTCAAGAAGTGCTATCTTGGCCTTGTCTATTTTCTTGGGCATTCCGGCATGTACGATTTCCTTGTCAAGAACCAAACCGTTAATCAGCTCAGTGTGGTCGACTTGAAGGCCTTCCTGCTTCTGTCGTGGTATATCCTTTATTGAAATGTCTTCACCAGCTTCTTTTCCCTTGCTGATTGCAAGAACTGCATCGACAACAATTTCTGCCAGTGCCTCCTTGGAAGTTGAAACGAACTTGCTTGACATGGCAGTTTTTGCTACATCAACGAGAATATCACGATAATTCTCATCTTCTGGGTCGATTTCATCAGCAGTCTTATCAATAATATCTAGTGCATGCTGTGAGGCTTTCCTATAACCACTAATTATAGTAGTGGCGTGGATTTTCTGATCCAGCAGTTCCTCTGCTTGCTTGAGAAATTCGCCTGTAAGAACTGCTGCTGTGGTAGTACCATCGCCCACTTCATCGTCCACGGTTCGGGCTACTTCGATAACCATCTTCGCAGCAGGATGGGACACGTCCATCTCTTTGAGGATGGTTGCACCGTCATTGCTAACGGTAATGTCGCCAAATCCATCTACAAGCATCTTGTCCATACCTTTTGGACCCAAGGCAGACCTAACTGACTCGGCAATTACCTTTGCCGCCATGATGTTGTTTCTCTGGGCATCACGGCCCCTACGTCTCTCGGTATCCTCTCGTAATACGATAATCGGTTGTTGACTCATCCTTATTCCTCCAGTTTCATTCTTAGCCTTATTTTGGTAAAACAAAACTGTACATGCGCTTCGTCGAAGATATCCATTTAAGCATTACTTTGTGAACACATTAACTTCGATTTCAAACCCAATAAAAAGCCTTCTCTCAGCCACATTCTCTCCGAATCTTTCTAAAATTCTATTTGCGTCTAAGAACAACGTTCTCTCCCTTTGAAACACCCAATACGCTCGCAATATGCGGGCATTTTGCTCTTGAGATATAATATGTTTCCACATTCAGTTCTCGCTGGATTTCTGGAAATGTTTCAATGTTCGCCTGCCCCTTTGAGATGACCACGTCTGCTTGAGCCACGGAATCAAGGAACTCTTCACTTACCCATTTCTTGGGAACACCAAATGCCCATGCCCCTGATGTGATGACCTCAGCGATTTCCTCAATCCCTGTTTCCCTGACATCTTCCAAGACAACATCATTCATCATTGGCTTATCCTTCACAACATAGGTCACAGTCCAGTCCTTTGCATTGGCGATTTCAACAAGCGGGATATCGAAGTATGTTTCACCAACATTATCGGCAAGGAATACCATTTTGCCGTCCCTGGATTTCAATTGTTGCCAAAGCTTTTGTGAGTCATCAACTGCGAAACCCTGTTCCTCGATTGAAACAAAGGCTTCTACGAGTTTACTCAAATCCGGATTATGCCCTGCTGTGTTGAAATCAATCATATTGCCCGCGATTGCTGAAGCCAAAGCAGCCCGCAGTTTCTCATAACCTTCCAGAGAATTGATTCTTTCCCGTACCTTCTTCATGCCCTTTTTCGCTGCTTCATTGCTGATCTTTTTGATATCATGATACGGGTCAACAGCGTCTTCCATGGAATAGAGATCCCTGTAAAGTTCGATAGAAAGGGTTGCGGGATCTTTCTTCTCTTGAAAACCCTCGGCCAAAATGTCAAATGCAGTAGAGAACAATTCGAACTGTCTCTGTTTGTCTTCGGTAAGCAAAGGTATCAATGTCTTAAGTGAGTTGACCATGCATGCTGAACAGTCAGGAATCAGCGGAACAACTAGTGGATCATCTGTCACTGCTTCATTCTTCCTCTTCTTTCTTGTTGACCATCAAGTAGGCGTCTTCTCCATCCCTATAGTACCCGTTAAGGGTCTTTTTGATGCTGAAACCAAGGTTTTGATAGACAGATACAGCCGCATCATTTGTTTTTCGAACTTCGAGGAAGTATTCATCAGCGCCGTATGAAGTCATGGACTTCATCGCGGAATCAACCAATGCCCCACCAATTCCTATCCTCCGATGATCTGGTAGGACTGCCACAGAAACTATGTGCCCTTTCTTAGTCGGTCTGATTCCAAAGTTTGATATTCCACGCTCAATACGACACATAATATAACCAACAACTTCTCCCTCTCTACTGGCGATAAGAAACGCTTTGGGTGCATGTTTGTACAAGCCCAGAAAGAAACGCTCTGGATAGTTTTCGGGTAAACATTCTCTGTTGATTTCAACGACGGAGTCAAGGTCGTCTTCAGTAAATTGACGGATTTGAAATTCTGAATCCATCGCTTTTTCAACTTCTTTTGATTGCATGGAGTCAGACCTAATTGTGCGAGCGATTTTCCATACTTATTACCGTTTTCATGCCGACTGCTGAGAGTGAATCCTTCTAACCAACCAAATTGAGTTGTGTATATTCAATTTCTGTTACAGCTGATATTCCCTTAAGCTAATATTTGGCCAGTTTCTTAGTTTCTAGTATGAATGCAATTGTCATCGGTGGTAGTCCAGGATGTGGAAAGACCACAGTTGCATCTTTGCTTGGACGAAGCTTGGATCGAGACGTCATTTCACTTGGCGAGCTTGCTGTCGAGAAGGACTGTATAACTGAAGAAGACCTAGAGAGAGACACCTTGGTCATTGATGAGGATTGTATGGTTAAGGCTATTCGGGACGAAATCCACAAAAACGACGATGAAATAATTTTAGAAGGTCACTACGTAGATTTGGTGCCCTTCAGAGACGTTGAGAAAGTTATCATTCTTCGAGTACATCCTGAAGCCCTACGGACTCGTCTCATGGAACGCGACTATCCAGAAATCAAAGTCAGAGAGAATGTTGAAGCCGAAGTCTTCGGGGTCTGTCAGATGGACGCAATTCATTCCTTCGGAGAGGAACTTGTTTTTGAAGTAGATACGACAGGTCTCACTCCTGAAGAGACCCGCGACAAAATAATCGATCTACTACGTGGCTCTAGTGAACCTGCCAGGATAGACTGGATGCAGCGTCTTGAGAAGGAAGGCATCCTTGATGACTACGTTACTCCCCAATTTGAATAGGCTAGATTATCATCAATCGTATCAAATGTTGCCTCTTGCTGTGCTACTCCTTCTCTCGAAGTGGTATGGAGAGCAATGCTACAATTGCGTATACTATCATCGTTAATGGAATTCCTGTTGCTGCCAGATTGGCTTCTGGATCCACACTGAGACCAAATGAGATGAGGAAGTACACGGTTGTAGCTGACATAGCTAACATCATGGCGGGAATGACCGACAAGTAAGGAGCTCTTGGTTCTGTATACGCCCAGTATCCAATTGCCAAGAGAAGAACACCACCTATCATTGGGAACAGGAAGAATAGGCTACCAGTCATCAGATAGGCATCGAAAAACGTATCAAAGCCAATATCTGGTGGATGGTTCATCACCGGCAAAAATTCTGACCATATACCCAAGAATCCTGTGATCATGAGAATCATGGCCGGCCAACGGTATTTCATAAGGCCGAGCTCTCGCTTTCTGAGCTTCGCTCTCAGTTCTTTGGCCTTTTTCTTTCTCTCCTGTTCCTTGGCTCGCTCTATTCTCTCTTCTGATTTGGTTAGACCCTTTTCTTTGGCTTTGTCTTCCCTAACGGCCTTTTCGATGTCAGAAGCCATCTCACTGGAATCCTTCTTTTCCTCATTCTTTCGACCCATGGTGAATCTTGCACCACTTATTGTCTGTTTATTTAAGCCTCAGCTTCTCAGCCGCACTAACTCAATTACCCATTTTGGGAGAGTTTTCTATTTGAAGTACTTCTGAATTGTTCAGTACTTCCTTCACTCTCTTGCTGATTTCTTCTGAAATCATGCTATTTGCTGTTTGAAAAGGATTGCTTTGATTGTCTCTATTCTCGAGCTTTTCATCTAGCTTCTCGACAAGAGTGCTCCCTACTCCAAGATAGAGTTCGTAAACGAGTGCATCCGCGATTCTGTCAAGTGATTCTATCGTTCTTTGTATCTCTTGGGAGTGAGAATCCATTCTGTGTAGATTCTGCAAAAACTCAAACAGGGCTATGTATGGTCGCTGGATATCTGGATAGACGATTGGGATTTCTTCGATGATACCTGTATTCAAACAAGTTGTGAGCTTTGAGTAGTTCGTGAGATACCTTACGCATAGGTAGCGAATCATTCGAGAATTGAGAATGAGACCTAAGACTTTTGGATTCATTTTTTGGTTGTGGACTGCTATGCTAACAACGCCTCCACCATGAATCATTCCTTT contains the following coding sequences:
- a CDS encoding amino acid-binding protein, coding for MWEKICDKFEAYPQRLVVAQEIVRHGLRVEAPGVVKCGDIGISLTAIGEAVGVDRRTVRSMTEDVCADEELREFFSRLRPAGPSLENVCEVFGYGFVKIYVESPENPGILSEVTATIAGYGVAIRQVLAEDVAIYQKPCLKVITQKPLRGAIIETLSNIKGVTRVIIEN
- a CDS encoding MFS transporter, with product MTSPKTAEIVSDDTTSITPQSGGLRQVLMLAISLCMLQIGFGIITPIFPYYIAALGVGATELGVLAASFALSRIVFASPLGGLSDSRGRKPVMLAALLGFASANVMYAFAPDIWVMIFARAIEGAVSAGFYPAANAYVSDVTIPKNRGTGMGYLSMGNMVGFVIGPTAGGVMAQFLGIRLPFLVATVFTMGTLMALYVLVNEPKKNKDPFEETDSSVDLRKVFGRHTHSYFALAVALFGNMFAIGILEVAFLVDAVTRFGVIPIQISFFFGIIGIITLLGNLGFGHLSDRIGRKWLIVFGCVISGGAMFVFMLSSNVIGFYLGGAVLGVGLSMRGPTIQALIGDLTDDEAYGKVMGAYGAISNSAYVVGPILGGRLYDSTGSCLSSLAMAGTVSLVGAITTSLGLPDSVPEDNSSDYERVRD
- the amrB gene encoding AmmeMemoRadiSam system protein B, with amino-acid sequence MTRLPVVAGKFYEGQKGLLEQRLEDCFSKKMGPEKTPVGTPGENRNIKAVIAPHAGYVYSGMTAAHSYLEIFEDGRPDHIIILGPNHSGQGARAAICEEDWETPLGVVKYDTELGKAILDENEFVKSDCVAHAQEHSIEVQLPFLQYIFDSAPPFVPICLKTQSYEICKSLGETFASLSEEMDILVIASSDFTHFEPADTAKRKDNQAMEYLEFLDSEGFINFVREHRISICGAGPIASAVVYANEQGAEEFRLLQYTNSGDVTGDKESVVAYVAAEIV
- a CDS encoding histidine--tRNA ligase, with translation MTEMQTVRGMRDLMGPEMYVRDYLIQTAVDVFKLFGYEPLDSPAVELWKTLSAKGGEEIEADTFKFTDKGDRQVGLRFDLTVPLARIVSSNPTLPKPFKRYAIGKAWRYDRPQAGRYREFTQADVDVIGNTTPAADAEVVMVALEFMNAIFDDDHSLIKINNRKVLRGLTEKAGIPKELTHECFRAIDKLDKIGVEGVVEELGEKGMNQEQIEFLSNNVFDEEETISSLDEFRDLLSGSDVGLEGVAELARMEDIFTKAELGKFIKFDISLARGLDYYTGPVFEGRYLGEPDVGSIAGGGRYDNLIEKFGGPSIGATGISLGVGRIIDILMEKGLGEELRPKLDVFVAPISKDMQKYAMSIQKDMIRAGFSCGVDLMDRPLGRLLEQADDEGAALAIIVGERDLSEGKLSIRDMKTKKTTQVPKEEIVHHVEEGLDKASES
- a CDS encoding MgtC/SapB family protein — its product is MQEILLDTTLVLRCIIGFAVGALIGLERQKRMREDLTAGIRSFGLHSLMATLAAYSFTVSGSPTLFIYAIVISAILTSSQIVYKMFRTMRKGTTTSIVFGISFVLGALVGLDEAPLEGQLVGPLQVLAMTMSFFIFLVLGFKEEVASAVGVITKEEMISAVQLGVLIFFLWPLLPATWEIGPITLAVHQTYLLVVLLLSISFANYILVKQYRTRGTYFFGFFGGFANSEATVTSLADFHVRTERRFTGRISLSVIFANIAMVLRNGVLVLLIDPSLSIFRFYIIPLGILTMGGLVRLFHERTVIQKPDEEKLDTRFVSPFELTAALKFALVFTVVTVISLFLQDTFSDFGILIAAVFGGFVSAAALVSTVTTGYAMGNISIESAVYSVIIATTIAVLNKIIYVYSTDQEPELTKKVGRDSLLMAVGVLVYLALLAWGIFPWF
- a CDS encoding DNA-directed RNA polymerase subunit K, translated to MSDDSKDDKNSEEQEPEEEQEEEEKEEDKDDEDDSGHTEKERQLLALAEISGVGPRTAEKLYREGYGDLEKLEKANSAVIAVSINGLSVRKARNVIDAASEIRKAIESGEIDLSQKRLRKRKRPEPEEPNEAHELPSAEEFEPPPERSELTTGLEEEKEDMGIPIGPKWLTKFEKARIIGARALQLSMGAPLLVNPDNVDGNLFALAEAELKMGMLPMTVRRRMPTGEHRDIPLSLLLENTRLD
- a CDS encoding TCP-1/cpn60 chaperonin family protein; this translates as MSQQPIIVLREDTERRRGRDAQRNNIMAAKVIAESVRSALGPKGMDKMLVDGFGDITVSNDGATILKEMDVSHPAAKMVIEVARTVDDEVGDGTTTAAVLTGEFLKQAEELLDQKIHATTIISGYRKASQHALDIIDKTADEIDPEDENYRDILVDVAKTAMSSKFVSTSKEALAEIVVDAVLAISKGKEAGEDISIKDIPRQKQEGLQVDHTELINGLVLDKEIVHAGMPKKIDKAKIALLEAPLEVSKTEFDTKISISDPTSMQSFLDEEQNMLKSMVNKIVETGANVVICQKGIDDLAQHFLAKNGILAVRRIKKSDVERLHKATGATIVSQINNLTKDDLGEADLVEQRKVADDKMLFVEGTPQASAVTIMVRGGTDHIVDEVDRALNDALYVVRDVIMEPKVTYGGGALACEMAQSLREQASKFEGREQYAVNAFADALEVVPTTLSENAGLDPIDMLVELRSAHSEGKKHFGVDITSSKIDDMKKNRVIESAAVNRQIVMSASEAAQMLLKIDDVISSKGGGMGQGGAPGAGEDLD
- a CDS encoding DUF89 family protein; translation: MTDDPLVVPLIPDCSACMVNSLKTLIPLLTEDKQRQFELFSTAFDILAEGFQEKKDPATLSIELYRDLYSMEDAVDPYHDIKKISNEAAKKGMKKVRERINSLEGYEKLRAALASAIAGNMIDFNTAGHNPDLSKLVEAFVSIEEQGFAVDDSQKLWQQLKSRDGKMVFLADNVGETYFDIPLVEIANAKDWTVTYVVKDKPMMNDVVLEDVRETGIEEIAEVITSGAWAFGVPKKWVSEEFLDSVAQADVVISKGQANIETFPEIQRELNVETYYISRAKCPHIASVLGVSKGENVVLRRK
- a CDS encoding GNAT family N-acetyltransferase — encoded protein: MQSKEVEKAMDSEFQIRQFTEDDLDSVVEINRECLPENYPERFFLGLYKHAPKAFLIASREGEVVGYIMCRIERGISNFGIRPTKKGHIVSVAVLPDHRRIGIGGALVDSAMKSMTSYGADEYFLEVRKTNDAAVSVYQNLGFSIKKTLNGYYRDGEDAYLMVNKKEEEE
- a CDS encoding adenylate kinase family protein; protein product: MNAIVIGGSPGCGKTTVASLLGRSLDRDVISLGELAVEKDCITEEDLERDTLVIDEDCMVKAIRDEIHKNDDEIILEGHYVDLVPFRDVEKVIILRVHPEALRTRLMERDYPEIKVRENVEAEVFGVCQMDAIHSFGEELVFEVDTTGLTPEETRDKIIDLLRGSSEPARIDWMQRLEKEGILDDYVTPQFE